A genomic region of [Eubacterium] eligens ATCC 27750 contains the following coding sequences:
- a CDS encoding type II toxin-antitoxin system PemK/MazF family toxin, whose translation MVIKRGDIFYADLRPVVGSEQGGIRPVLIIQNDTGNKHSPTVICAAITSQMHKSKLPTHVELDSSRYDMVKDSVILLEQLRTIDKRRLKDKVCHLDNDIIGQVNKALSVSLEMN comes from the coding sequence GTGGTAATAAAAAGAGGAGATATTTTTTATGCAGATTTAAGACCTGTGGTTGGCTCGGAGCAAGGGGGAATAAGACCGGTACTTATTATACAGAATGATACAGGAAATAAGCACAGTCCAACAGTTATATGTGCTGCAATAACGAGCCAGATGCATAAGAGTAAGCTTCCAACTCATGTAGAGCTGGATTCATCAAGATATGACATGGTTAAGGATTCAGTAATACTTTTAGAACAGTTAAGAACGATAGATAAAAGAAGACTCAAGGATAAGGTGTGCCATCTGGATAATGACATCATCGGACAGGTTAATAAAGCACTGTCTGTAAGCTTAGAGATGAATTGA